The following proteins are co-located in the Larus michahellis chromosome 9, bLarMic1.1, whole genome shotgun sequence genome:
- the LOC141748556 gene encoding lamin-B3-like isoform X2 — protein MATFFSSTPMSGNPSFIRAADATVSSLSPTTLSRLQEKEELQQLNDRLAVYIDRVRALEAEKSALQQLLAEQEAGSDRELETLRLRYEKELGDARRALGDIAVERATLQVELNKIGEDHRRLQSRNSKKEEDLNLAQTRVRDLDARLNSKEADLATALNENRTLENNLHELKDQVVTLQLSLEDTKEHLHSEMLRRAELENHMKTLQEQVVFQKRLHEDELKETKKVHESRIAEIESGYQREFESKLLDALQGIRKEHEEQIQGYKEELERTFSVKVENAQKSAAKHSDLANAAQEELTETRQRVDVLTSQINQHQSQNVALESKISELQRMLDYDRDLHQRRMSEKEKEMAQAQQKAQEQLEEYENLLDVKLALDLEISAYRKMLEGEEQRLKLLPSPSSHSTATQATSQGRQFLHAKRKMKEARKRGHSAGFKTVQHASSSGRISIEEIDEDGRFVRLKNNSDEDQILHGWVLRRHHGSVPDVTYKFPPLFTLRAGQVVTIWGAAAGVSPGPSDLIWKSERFWGSRDNIGVKLITDAGEELAERKIMRVPRGEESSEQVDDYEEKTGSEMELPSRQNTDPGCSIM, from the exons ATGGCCACGTTTTTCTCTTCCACGCCGATGAGTGGGAACCCCTCTTTCATCCGCGCCGCCGACGCCACCGTCTCGTCGCTGAGCCCGACGACGCTGAGCCggctgcaggagaaggaggagctgcagcagctcaacGACCGCCTGGCCGTCTACATCGATCGGGTGCGGGCGCTGGAGGCCGAGAAATCggcgctgcagcagctgctggccgAGCAGGAGGCGGGCAGCGACCGGGAGCTGGAAACCCTGCGGCTCCGCTACGAGAAGGAGCTGGGCGATGCCCGCCGGGCGCTGGGCGACATTGCTGTCGAGCGGGCCACGCTGCAGGTGGAGCTGAACAAGATCGGCGAGGACCACCGGCGGCTGCAAAGCAG GAACTCaaaaaaagaagaggatttaAACCTGGCACAGACTCGTGTGAGAGACCTTGATGCTCGGCTGAATTCAAAGGAAGCTGACTTAGCAACAGCTTTGAATGAGAACCGAACTTTGGAGAATAACCTTCATGAATTAAAGGATCAAGTAGTCACT CTGCAGCTGTCACTGGAAGATACCAAAGAGCATCTCCACAGTGAAATGTTGAGGAGGGCGGAGCTGGAAAATCATATGAAAACTTTGCAGGAACAAGTGGTGTTCCAGAAGCGCCTTCATGAAGAT GAGCTCAAGGAGACAAAAAAAGTCCACGAGAGCAGGATAGCCGAAATAGAATCTGGGTATCAGAGAGAATTTGAAAGTAAGCTCTTGGATGCTCTGCAGGGGATCAGAAAAGAACATGAAGAACAAATTCAAGGATACAAAGAGGAGCTGGAGCGAACCTTCAGTGTAAAA GTGGAGAATGCCCAGAAATCTGCAGCAAAACATAGTGACTTAGCCAATGCTGCTCAGGAGGAGTTGACGGAAACAAGGCAGCGAGTTGATGTTCTGACCTCTCAAATTAATCAACATCAAAGCCAG AATGttgctttggaaagcaaaatatCGGAGCTACAGAGGATGCTGGATTATGATCGTGATCTCCATCAAAGGCGTatgtctgaaaaagagaaagaaatggcacAAGCCCAGCAGAAGGCACAAGAACAGTTGGAAGAATATGAGAATCTCTTAGATGTGAAACTGGCTCTAGATCTGGAAATAAGTGCCTACAGAAAGATGCTGGAAGGAGAGGAACAGAG GCTAAAGCTGTTACCCAGTCCATCTTCACACAGCACTGCAACCCAAGCAACAAGTCAAGGGCGACAGTTCCTGCATGCgaagaggaaaatgaaagaagcCAGAAAGAGAGGGCATAGTGCTGGATTTAAGACTGTTCAGCATGCTTCATCTTCTGGAAGGATATCTATTGAAGAAATCGATGAAGATGGGAGATTTGTCAGGCTTAAAAACAACTCTGATGAG GATCAAATACTACATGGATGGGTGTTAAGAAGACATCATGGAAGTGTGCCAGATGTAACATACAAATTTCCTCCACTGTTCACTCTTCGGGCGGGCCAAGTAGTTACA ATCTGGGGTGCAGCTGCTGGTGTAAGCCCAGGTCCCAGTGATCTCATCTGGAAGTCTGAGAGGTTTTGGGGAAGCAGGGATAATATTGGTGTTAAACTTATCACAGATGCTGGTGAG GAACTCGCAGAGAGGAAGATAATGCGTGTACccagaggagaagaaagcagtGAGCAAGTTGATGATTATGAAGAAAAAACTGGAAGTGAAATGGAGCTTCCATCTCGG CAAAATACAGATCCTGGCTGTTCTATCATGTAA
- the LOC141748556 gene encoding lamin-B3-like isoform X1: MATFFSSTPMSGNPSFIRAADATVSSLSPTTLSRLQEKEELQQLNDRLAVYIDRVRALEAEKSALQQLLAEQEAGSDRELETLRLRYEKELGDARRALGDIAVERATLQVELNKIGEDHRRLQSRNSKKEEDLNLAQTRVRDLDARLNSKEADLATALNENRTLENNLHELKDQVVTLQLSLEDTKEHLHSEMLRRAELENHMKTLQEQVVFQKRLHEDELKETKKVHESRIAEIESGYQREFESKLLDALQGIRKEHEEQIQGYKEELERTFSVKVENAQKSAAKHSDLANAAQEELTETRQRVDVLTSQINQHQSQNVALESKISELQRMLDYDRDLHQRRMSEKEKEMAQAQQKAQEQLEEYENLLDVKLALDLEISAYRKMLEGEEQRLKLLPSPSSHSTATQATSQGRQFLHAKRKMKEARKRGHSAGFKTVQHASSSGRISIEEIDEDGRFVRLKNNSDEDQILHGWVLRRHHGSVPDVTYKFPPLFTLRAGQVVTIWGAAAGVSPGPSDLIWKSERFWGSRDNIGVKLITDAGEELAERKIMRVPRGEESSEQVDDYEEKTGSEMELPSRTKRRRKKKCCLVS; encoded by the exons ATGGCCACGTTTTTCTCTTCCACGCCGATGAGTGGGAACCCCTCTTTCATCCGCGCCGCCGACGCCACCGTCTCGTCGCTGAGCCCGACGACGCTGAGCCggctgcaggagaaggaggagctgcagcagctcaacGACCGCCTGGCCGTCTACATCGATCGGGTGCGGGCGCTGGAGGCCGAGAAATCggcgctgcagcagctgctggccgAGCAGGAGGCGGGCAGCGACCGGGAGCTGGAAACCCTGCGGCTCCGCTACGAGAAGGAGCTGGGCGATGCCCGCCGGGCGCTGGGCGACATTGCTGTCGAGCGGGCCACGCTGCAGGTGGAGCTGAACAAGATCGGCGAGGACCACCGGCGGCTGCAAAGCAG GAACTCaaaaaaagaagaggatttaAACCTGGCACAGACTCGTGTGAGAGACCTTGATGCTCGGCTGAATTCAAAGGAAGCTGACTTAGCAACAGCTTTGAATGAGAACCGAACTTTGGAGAATAACCTTCATGAATTAAAGGATCAAGTAGTCACT CTGCAGCTGTCACTGGAAGATACCAAAGAGCATCTCCACAGTGAAATGTTGAGGAGGGCGGAGCTGGAAAATCATATGAAAACTTTGCAGGAACAAGTGGTGTTCCAGAAGCGCCTTCATGAAGAT GAGCTCAAGGAGACAAAAAAAGTCCACGAGAGCAGGATAGCCGAAATAGAATCTGGGTATCAGAGAGAATTTGAAAGTAAGCTCTTGGATGCTCTGCAGGGGATCAGAAAAGAACATGAAGAACAAATTCAAGGATACAAAGAGGAGCTGGAGCGAACCTTCAGTGTAAAA GTGGAGAATGCCCAGAAATCTGCAGCAAAACATAGTGACTTAGCCAATGCTGCTCAGGAGGAGTTGACGGAAACAAGGCAGCGAGTTGATGTTCTGACCTCTCAAATTAATCAACATCAAAGCCAG AATGttgctttggaaagcaaaatatCGGAGCTACAGAGGATGCTGGATTATGATCGTGATCTCCATCAAAGGCGTatgtctgaaaaagagaaagaaatggcacAAGCCCAGCAGAAGGCACAAGAACAGTTGGAAGAATATGAGAATCTCTTAGATGTGAAACTGGCTCTAGATCTGGAAATAAGTGCCTACAGAAAGATGCTGGAAGGAGAGGAACAGAG GCTAAAGCTGTTACCCAGTCCATCTTCACACAGCACTGCAACCCAAGCAACAAGTCAAGGGCGACAGTTCCTGCATGCgaagaggaaaatgaaagaagcCAGAAAGAGAGGGCATAGTGCTGGATTTAAGACTGTTCAGCATGCTTCATCTTCTGGAAGGATATCTATTGAAGAAATCGATGAAGATGGGAGATTTGTCAGGCTTAAAAACAACTCTGATGAG GATCAAATACTACATGGATGGGTGTTAAGAAGACATCATGGAAGTGTGCCAGATGTAACATACAAATTTCCTCCACTGTTCACTCTTCGGGCGGGCCAAGTAGTTACA ATCTGGGGTGCAGCTGCTGGTGTAAGCCCAGGTCCCAGTGATCTCATCTGGAAGTCTGAGAGGTTTTGGGGAAGCAGGGATAATATTGGTGTTAAACTTATCACAGATGCTGGTGAG GAACTCGCAGAGAGGAAGATAATGCGTGTACccagaggagaagaaagcagtGAGCAAGTTGATGATTATGAAGAAAAAACTGGAAGTGAAATGGAGCTTCCATCTCGG accaaaaggagaagaaaaaagaaatgttgtttgGTTTCATGA